One stretch of Siphonobacter curvatus DNA includes these proteins:
- a CDS encoding sensor histidine kinase: MTQQKIRWLVALMSLALIGLVVFQVFGIRETLNAKADQFDGTVTEAMDAVVHKLEKVEVTVLTNRQLAAERRKEQLQHLAIPQKTVKTPQVVKNKKQLSPSKPVTTADPATITRKYASQTPLVQQWEFYGRVTAPSDVLGRPSGQLTEAEMHYIGEYYRNDGPNNTADRSREELEKRYDETMFRNLRRDVETAKLRKDSVSRFLSSRVTGSKNKNTATKPAKTKPRTVVVKEPKGSLRRVDSSKSRPLTEYEKAEQKSRVMREVFLDLLTNDRPLTQRVDMTILDSLLKYEFQLRGIDLPFEYGLRSDDNPHDFVFTSSPGYREDRLLAGYSMQLFPSDLLATDNMLFVYFPERQSYLAEQVWTTLISSVILILVMGVCFYVAMSTIVRQKKLSDMKNDFINNMTHEFKTPVSTISLATQMLEDDAVAASPTMLKRYLGIIRDENQRLGSQVEKVLQAARFDRGEVKMNREQTDMHELIETVVHSLSPQVEARNGILETHLQANPSIITGDEVHLTNLIFNLLDNAIKYSGETTDVSIRTENVTGALKITVSDKGIGMNKEALRHIFEQFYRVPTGNVHDVKGFGLGLSYVKKIVDEHKGSIKVDSTPGKGSTFEITLPYV; this comes from the coding sequence ATGACGCAACAAAAAATCCGTTGGTTGGTGGCTTTAATGTCGCTGGCTCTTATTGGGCTGGTGGTATTTCAGGTATTTGGGATTCGGGAAACGCTGAATGCCAAGGCCGATCAGTTTGACGGGACCGTAACCGAGGCCATGGATGCCGTGGTTCATAAACTGGAAAAAGTGGAGGTAACCGTGTTGACCAATCGCCAGTTGGCCGCCGAACGCCGCAAGGAGCAGCTACAGCATCTGGCGATCCCGCAGAAAACCGTAAAAACGCCTCAAGTTGTAAAGAATAAAAAACAGCTCTCGCCGAGCAAGCCCGTCACTACTGCGGATCCGGCAACCATTACCCGCAAGTATGCTTCCCAAACGCCCCTTGTGCAGCAATGGGAATTTTACGGTCGGGTAACGGCTCCGTCCGATGTACTGGGTCGTCCGAGTGGTCAACTGACGGAAGCGGAAATGCATTATATCGGTGAGTATTACCGCAATGATGGTCCAAACAATACGGCCGACCGTTCACGGGAAGAATTAGAGAAACGGTACGATGAAACCATGTTTCGCAACCTCCGCCGGGATGTAGAAACGGCCAAGCTTCGGAAAGACTCGGTCAGTCGTTTTCTGTCGAGTCGCGTAACGGGTTCGAAAAACAAAAATACGGCGACGAAACCAGCGAAGACGAAACCTCGAACCGTGGTGGTCAAAGAACCCAAAGGGTCCCTGCGGCGGGTAGATAGTAGTAAATCGCGTCCGCTGACGGAGTACGAGAAAGCCGAACAGAAATCAAGAGTGATGCGGGAGGTATTCCTGGATTTGCTCACGAATGATCGTCCGCTGACGCAACGGGTGGATATGACTATACTGGACTCGTTGCTGAAGTATGAATTCCAGTTACGGGGCATCGATCTGCCATTTGAATATGGTTTGCGTTCGGATGACAATCCACACGATTTTGTCTTCACCTCTTCGCCGGGGTACCGCGAAGATCGTCTGCTGGCGGGGTACAGTATGCAGCTCTTCCCTTCGGATTTACTGGCGACGGACAATATGCTGTTTGTCTATTTCCCGGAACGCCAAAGTTATCTGGCCGAGCAGGTCTGGACGACGCTGATTAGTTCCGTAATTCTGATTTTGGTGATGGGTGTGTGTTTCTATGTGGCCATGAGTACGATTGTTCGACAGAAAAAGCTTTCGGACATGAAAAATGACTTCATCAACAACATGACCCACGAGTTTAAAACACCCGTATCCACCATTTCGCTAGCTACTCAAATGCTGGAAGATGATGCCGTAGCTGCTTCGCCGACCATGTTGAAACGGTACTTAGGCATTATTCGGGATGAAAACCAGCGGCTGGGCTCACAGGTAGAAAAAGTCTTGCAGGCCGCCCGTTTTGATCGGGGAGAGGTGAAGATGAACCGTGAACAAACGGATATGCACGAGCTGATCGAAACCGTTGTCCACAGCCTAAGTCCGCAGGTAGAAGCTCGTAACGGTATCCTAGAGACGCATTTACAGGCCAATCCTTCGATCATTACGGGGGATGAAGTACATTTAACCAACCTGATTTTTAACTTGCTGGATAATGCCATCAAGTACTCAGGCGAAACTACGGATGTCAGCATTCGTACCGAAAACGTCACCGGTGCCTTGAAGATCACGGTCAGTGACAAAGGCATTGGCATGAACAAAGAGGCTTTACGGCATATTTTCGAGCAATTTTACCGGGTTCCAACCGGAAACGTGCACGATGTGAAGGGCTTCGGATTGGGCCTGAGTTACGTAAAGAAAATTGTCGACGAACATAAAGGTAGCATCAAAGTAGACAGCACGCCGGGCAAGGGGAGTACCTTTGAAATAACCCTTCCGTATGTCTAA
- a CDS encoding T9SS type A sorting domain-containing protein, with the protein MRLPSLLVAVILVSAGTTFAQEKSTSKKEKEKLRLHYERSNGNYGHQIDRTFDTQEQLDRFVDSLNSIQSPGGRTRIIIGDEADVLNRLEKGDYQVQTFRTPKPPKAPKAPRTYRDDEPLARGEWQKFDQEMERFGRDMERWGKDFGEKFGNEFRYRAPQLKRQLNLAPQVLTWEGGSSSSTVRSLSVYPNRPFNQTLNLRFTSPAKGDVTILVTDVKGREVAKEVVKDFEGDFVGQITLTKKAEKGTFFVTVTQGEDGTVKRVVIE; encoded by the coding sequence ATGCGTTTGCCATCCTTACTTGTTGCTGTGATCCTTGTATCCGCGGGCACGACTTTCGCTCAGGAAAAAAGTACTTCCAAGAAAGAAAAAGAAAAACTTCGGCTTCATTACGAACGGTCGAATGGGAATTACGGTCATCAGATTGACCGCACGTTTGACACCCAAGAACAACTCGATCGATTCGTTGATTCGCTCAATAGTATTCAATCTCCGGGCGGCCGTACCCGAATCATCATTGGTGACGAAGCCGACGTATTGAATCGATTGGAGAAGGGCGACTATCAAGTCCAGACTTTCCGTACCCCTAAACCACCCAAGGCTCCCAAAGCTCCCCGCACGTATCGTGACGACGAGCCACTCGCCCGGGGTGAGTGGCAGAAATTCGATCAGGAAATGGAACGCTTTGGCCGCGATATGGAACGCTGGGGTAAAGATTTTGGGGAGAAGTTCGGCAACGAATTCCGGTACCGGGCTCCGCAATTGAAGCGACAGCTGAACCTGGCTCCGCAGGTACTGACCTGGGAAGGGGGCAGTTCGTCCAGCACCGTACGCAGCCTGAGCGTATACCCGAATCGGCCCTTCAATCAGACCCTGAATTTACGTTTTACGTCTCCGGCTAAAGGTGACGTAACGATTCTGGTCACGGACGTAAAGGGCCGGGAAGTAGCCAAAGAAGTAGTGAAAGATTTTGAGGGCGATTTTGTAGGTCAGATCACGCTGACGAAAAAAGCTGAAAAAGGCACCTTCTTCGTAACGGTTACCCAAGGAGAAGACGGCACCGTGAAACGCGTGGTGATTGAATAA
- a CDS encoding response regulator transcription factor, whose amino-acid sequence MKILLAEDDPNLGTLLQEYLTLKGYPADLARDGDEALNQFVKQSYDLCIFDVMMPKKDGFTLAKEVRQANADIPIIFLTAKAMKEDTLQGFRLGGDDYLTKPFNMEELVARMEAILRRSQRNEQKEQKSNRLFQIGTLTFDAERQTLTHGDDVQKLTSREAELLKIFCQHLGQPLSRSYILKAIWGDDSYFNARSMDVYLTKIRKYLRSDERIQLINLHGEGFKMIVD is encoded by the coding sequence ATGAAAATCTTACTCGCCGAAGACGATCCGAATTTAGGAACGTTATTACAGGAATATTTAACCTTGAAAGGATACCCGGCCGACCTGGCCCGCGACGGCGATGAAGCCCTCAATCAGTTTGTGAAGCAGTCGTATGATCTGTGCATTTTCGATGTCATGATGCCCAAGAAAGACGGCTTTACGCTGGCCAAGGAAGTTCGTCAGGCCAATGCGGATATTCCCATTATTTTTCTGACGGCCAAAGCCATGAAGGAAGATACCCTGCAAGGTTTCCGACTCGGTGGGGATGATTATCTGACTAAGCCTTTCAATATGGAAGAACTGGTGGCCCGGATGGAGGCCATTCTGCGGCGGAGTCAGCGAAATGAACAAAAAGAACAGAAGTCAAACCGCCTTTTTCAAATCGGTACTCTAACGTTCGATGCTGAACGGCAAACGCTCACCCACGGCGACGATGTGCAGAAACTAACCAGCCGCGAAGCCGAGCTACTGAAAATTTTCTGTCAGCACCTGGGCCAGCCACTCAGCCGTAGTTACATTCTGAAAGCCATCTGGGGGGACGACAGCTACTTCAACGCCCGCAGCATGGACGTGTATCTGACTAAAATCCGGAAGTACTTGCGGTCCGACGAACGGATTCAACTCATCAATCTCCACGGAGAAGGATTTAAGATGATTGTGGATTAA
- a CDS encoding CusA/CzcA family heavy metal efflux RND transporter gives MLDKIIRFSIDHKLIVGVVILALIGWGSYSLSRLPIDAVPDITNNQVQIITLTPSLAAPEVERLITFPIEQTMASIPEIEEVRSISRFGLSVVTVVFHEETDLYWARQQVSERLTEAKTLIPENVGNPELSPISTGLGEIYQYTLHAKKGYEKQYDAMSLRSIQDWYVRRQLLGTPGVAEVNSWGGFLKQYEVAVQPEKLRSYNLSISDIFTALEKNNQNSGGAYIDKKPTALFIRSEGLVGTLEDIEKIVVRNTTAGTPILIRDVAQVRFGYANRYGALTRNGEGEAVGGLVMMLKGENSNEVVKRVEKRVEQIQKTLPEGVVIDPFLVRSELVERAIGTVTQNLVEGALIVIFVLVLFLGNWRAGLITASVIPLSMLFAFSLMKWLGVSGNLMSLGAIDFGLIVDGSVIIVEATLHHFGLRKPGRLTQAEMDEEVYESARKIRSSAAFGEIIILIVYLPLWTLSGIEGKMFKPMAQVVSFAILGAFLLSLTYVPMMTALLLSKNITHKPSLSDRLMAFFHRKYTPLIRGALRHRIAVLLVSLSVFAVSIWTFTRLGGEFIPILEEGDFVAETMLLTGSSITQTVDKVTQASDLLMKRFPEVTQVIGKIGAAEIPTDPMPMEACDLTIKLKPKEEWTSARTREDLANQMTEALEDIPGVNFGISQPIQFRSNELISGVRQDVGVKIFGENLDELARLQQQVVGLVRSVDGAKDLYQEKISGLPQIIVRIDRDKLAKFGLDIATVNQAVSMAFAGESAGLVYEGEKRFELVVRFAPENRQRIEDVQNLFVTAASGNHIPLQQVADVSLQLGPNQIQREDAKRRITIGFNVRGRDVRSVVEELQAKIEQQVKFPTGYYVTYGGQFENLQKATGRLSIAVPVALGLILTLLYFTFQSIRQSLLIFTAIPMAAIGGIFALVLRDMPFSISAGVGFIALFGVAVLNGIVLIGEFNYLRKSGIEDLTEVILQGTNTRLRPILMTATVASLGFLPMALSTGAGGEVQKPLATVVIGGLITSTLLTLFVIPILYMYLEKGFRPKTKGLAALLLLFATPLLSQAQTPLSPQQAVQTALQNNRSLAASRLEVKARQTLQQTAREMPKTEVTALLGQYNSYKFDQNVSISQTIPNPAVFRARASVLENQTRTAEAQTLVSENELAYQVKSSWYELSYLLELRKYLQTQDSLYANFLRASQVRLRTGEAGSLESTIAQTRLRQVQTQRTQNEADIRIASRRLQTLLFADQPVTIEAATFAPKNLPDTTQITNNPVLAWYTQQIRLAEAERKLQRANRLPDFSLAYTNQSLIGAVKLGAPTTDAASSANRFHAAQVGISFPLFGKAYRSRVAAAELSTQAQQQQFDQQQKNIQGELASLGQEIQKLQQTLDYYTEAALPQAEEIIRQVNRGFQAGEMGYVEYLQGISTANDLRIGYIQTIQEYNQNVLRLELVLGIK, from the coding sequence ATGCTGGATAAAATCATTCGGTTTTCGATTGACCATAAACTCATTGTGGGTGTGGTCATTCTGGCTCTGATTGGCTGGGGTTCGTACTCCCTGAGTCGCTTGCCCATCGATGCCGTTCCCGACATTACCAATAATCAGGTGCAGATCATTACCCTGACGCCTTCGCTGGCGGCTCCCGAAGTCGAACGGCTCATTACCTTTCCCATTGAACAAACTATGGCCAGTATTCCGGAAATTGAGGAAGTACGCTCCATTTCCCGCTTTGGTTTGTCCGTAGTTACGGTTGTTTTTCACGAAGAAACGGACCTGTACTGGGCCCGACAGCAGGTAAGTGAACGTCTTACCGAGGCCAAAACTCTGATTCCGGAAAACGTAGGCAACCCGGAACTTTCGCCCATCTCAACCGGACTCGGCGAAATTTACCAGTATACCCTTCACGCCAAGAAAGGTTACGAAAAGCAGTACGACGCCATGAGTCTGCGGAGTATTCAGGACTGGTACGTACGGCGGCAACTGCTGGGTACACCCGGCGTTGCGGAAGTCAACAGCTGGGGCGGATTTCTAAAGCAGTACGAAGTGGCGGTTCAGCCCGAAAAACTTCGCAGTTACAACCTCAGTATCAGCGACATTTTCACGGCTCTGGAAAAGAATAACCAGAACTCCGGTGGGGCGTATATCGATAAAAAACCTACGGCTCTTTTCATCCGGTCGGAAGGCTTGGTAGGTACGCTGGAAGATATTGAAAAGATCGTCGTCAGGAATACTACTGCCGGTACACCCATTCTCATTCGTGACGTGGCTCAGGTACGTTTCGGTTACGCCAATCGGTACGGGGCACTGACTCGAAATGGCGAAGGAGAAGCCGTAGGTGGTTTGGTGATGATGTTAAAAGGCGAAAACTCGAACGAGGTCGTAAAGCGAGTCGAAAAACGGGTCGAGCAGATTCAGAAAACCTTACCCGAAGGCGTAGTCATCGATCCTTTTCTGGTACGCAGTGAACTCGTTGAACGAGCCATTGGTACCGTCACCCAAAACCTAGTCGAGGGAGCCCTCATCGTCATTTTCGTACTGGTTCTGTTTCTGGGTAACTGGCGGGCGGGCCTCATCACAGCTTCGGTGATTCCCCTGTCCATGCTTTTTGCCTTTTCACTGATGAAATGGCTCGGCGTATCGGGCAATTTGATGAGCCTCGGAGCCATTGATTTCGGACTGATTGTCGATGGCTCGGTCATCATCGTGGAAGCCACGTTGCACCATTTTGGCTTGCGTAAGCCCGGCCGACTGACACAGGCCGAAATGGATGAAGAAGTGTACGAATCGGCTCGTAAAATCCGGAGTTCGGCGGCTTTTGGGGAAATCATCATCCTGATCGTGTACCTGCCCCTCTGGACGCTTTCGGGCATTGAAGGCAAGATGTTCAAACCCATGGCTCAGGTCGTAAGCTTTGCCATTCTGGGTGCTTTTCTGCTTTCGCTGACCTACGTACCCATGATGACGGCCTTGCTGCTCAGTAAGAACATTACGCATAAGCCTTCGCTTTCCGACCGACTGATGGCCTTCTTCCACCGAAAATATACCCCGCTGATTCGCGGAGCGTTACGTCATCGGATTGCCGTATTACTCGTATCTCTAAGCGTATTTGCCGTCTCAATCTGGACGTTTACGCGACTGGGGGGCGAATTCATTCCCATCCTGGAAGAAGGCGATTTCGTAGCTGAAACCATGTTACTCACGGGCAGTTCAATCACTCAAACCGTCGATAAGGTTACGCAGGCTTCGGATTTATTGATGAAACGTTTTCCGGAAGTCACGCAGGTCATTGGAAAAATCGGAGCGGCCGAAATCCCTACCGATCCCATGCCGATGGAAGCCTGTGATTTAACAATTAAGCTTAAACCCAAGGAAGAATGGACCTCCGCCCGCACCCGTGAAGACCTTGCCAACCAGATGACGGAAGCTCTGGAAGACATTCCCGGTGTGAACTTCGGTATCTCCCAACCCATTCAGTTCCGATCCAACGAATTGATTTCCGGCGTGCGGCAGGATGTGGGTGTCAAAATCTTCGGTGAAAACCTGGACGAACTGGCCCGCCTGCAACAACAGGTGGTGGGTCTGGTCCGGAGCGTCGATGGAGCGAAGGATTTGTATCAGGAAAAAATTTCCGGCTTACCGCAGATCATCGTCCGTATCGACCGGGATAAACTCGCCAAGTTTGGCCTGGACATTGCTACCGTCAATCAGGCGGTGAGTATGGCCTTCGCGGGCGAATCGGCCGGACTGGTGTACGAAGGCGAAAAACGCTTTGAACTGGTCGTACGCTTCGCTCCCGAAAACCGGCAACGCATTGAAGACGTCCAGAATCTGTTCGTAACGGCAGCCAGCGGTAATCACATTCCTCTACAACAGGTCGCGGATGTTTCCCTGCAACTGGGACCTAATCAGATTCAGCGGGAAGACGCCAAACGCCGGATTACCATTGGTTTTAACGTCCGAGGTCGGGACGTTCGAAGCGTCGTGGAGGAGTTGCAGGCGAAAATCGAACAGCAGGTCAAATTCCCAACGGGCTATTACGTCACTTACGGCGGGCAGTTCGAAAATCTGCAAAAAGCCACGGGTCGTCTGTCCATCGCCGTACCCGTCGCCCTGGGTCTCATTCTCACGTTGCTATACTTTACGTTTCAGTCCATCCGCCAGTCTTTACTGATTTTTACGGCTATTCCGATGGCGGCCATTGGGGGCATTTTCGCTCTGGTCCTGCGGGATATGCCCTTCAGTATTTCGGCGGGTGTGGGTTTCATTGCTCTGTTTGGCGTGGCGGTACTGAATGGCATCGTACTGATTGGGGAATTTAACTACCTGCGAAAATCCGGTATTGAAGACTTGACTGAAGTGATTCTTCAGGGTACGAATACCCGGCTACGCCCCATTCTGATGACGGCTACGGTTGCCTCGCTCGGCTTCCTCCCCATGGCCCTTTCGACGGGTGCGGGGGGCGAAGTACAGAAACCCCTGGCTACGGTCGTCATCGGTGGATTGATTACTTCCACGCTGCTTACGCTTTTTGTCATTCCCATTTTGTATATGTATCTGGAAAAAGGTTTTCGACCGAAAACAAAGGGGCTAGCGGCACTCCTGCTCCTTTTTGCTACGCCGCTGCTGAGTCAAGCCCAGACCCCATTGAGTCCACAACAGGCCGTACAAACGGCCCTGCAAAACAATCGCTCCCTGGCGGCCTCCCGACTGGAAGTAAAGGCCCGGCAAACGCTCCAGCAAACGGCCCGCGAAATGCCCAAAACCGAGGTTACGGCTCTGCTCGGACAGTATAACAGCTACAAATTCGATCAGAACGTCTCCATCAGTCAAACCATACCCAACCCGGCGGTATTCCGGGCTCGTGCTTCGGTGCTGGAAAATCAGACCCGAACGGCGGAAGCTCAGACGCTGGTTTCGGAAAACGAACTGGCATATCAAGTCAAGTCTTCCTGGTACGAATTGTCCTACCTGCTGGAACTGCGGAAGTACTTGCAAACGCAGGATTCGCTGTACGCCAATTTTCTGCGTGCGTCTCAGGTTCGCTTACGGACGGGGGAAGCTGGTTCGCTTGAATCGACGATTGCCCAGACGCGGTTACGTCAGGTACAGACCCAGCGAACCCAGAACGAAGCCGACATCCGGATTGCCAGTCGCCGCTTACAGACGCTGCTTTTTGCCGATCAGCCCGTCACGATTGAAGCAGCGACGTTTGCTCCCAAGAACTTGCCCGATACCACTCAGATCACAAATAACCCCGTACTTGCCTGGTATACACAACAAATCAGGCTGGCCGAAGCCGAACGCAAGCTGCAACGGGCCAATCGTTTGCCGGATTTTTCGCTGGCCTATACCAATCAAAGCCTGATTGGAGCCGTAAAGCTAGGAGCACCCACCACGGATGCGGCATCGAGTGCCAATCGGTTTCACGCCGCTCAGGTGGGCATTAGTTTCCCGCTGTTTGGCAAGGCGTACCGTTCGCGGGTGGCCGCGGCTGAACTCAGTACGCAGGCCCAGCAACAGCAGTTCGATCAGCAACAGAAGAATATTCAGGGCGAACTGGCGTCCCTGGGGCAGGAAATTCAGAAACTTCAGCAAACGCTGGATTACTATACCGAAGCTGCCTTACCCCAGGCCGAGGAAATCATTCGCCAGGTAAACCGGGGCTTTCAGGCGGGTGAAATGGGTTACGTCGAGTATTTGCAGGGCATCAGTACCGCAAACGATCTGCGAATCGGCTACATCCAGACCATTCAGGAGTACAATCAAAACGTCCTTCGGCTCGAACTCGTCCTGGGCATTAAATAA
- a CDS encoding sodium:solute symporter family protein, whose protein sequence is MLIAAIVVYLLLNLGVGLWASRRVKNTEDFVLAGRKLNFALASMVTFATWFGSETMMGAPGRFVREGFLGVIEDPFGAGLCLVLVGLFYARIFYRWNIITFCDFFGLRYGKSAELLSALLIVPSYFGWIAAQLVSMSIIGQTVFDVPMSTGIWAGAGLVMVYTLTGGMWSVSITDFLHNIILIAGLVILLVILWMETDSVSTLFARQPDGFFRVIPHRFSWHESTEYVIAWITIGLGSIPQQDVFQRVMAAKDANTAVKSAVTAGFLYWTVAFFPLLIALMAVRLHPELLQGDPQLILPNMVLQHAPLAVQILFFGALISALLSTTSGAILAPAAVVGENLIRPFFPKLTDQQLLLSIRLSVLGVTAAAVWMALEQQDVFELVSESSAFSLVSLFIPMTAGLYWKRASLAGCLLSMSLGLLSWMLAAYLNTVTNPIVYGLLASGVGMWGGSLVFRQRGKVTDSVG, encoded by the coding sequence ATGCTCATCGCTGCCATCGTTGTGTATCTACTCCTAAATCTGGGGGTTGGCCTCTGGGCGTCGCGACGGGTGAAGAATACGGAAGACTTTGTGTTGGCCGGACGAAAACTCAATTTTGCCCTGGCTTCGATGGTGACGTTTGCCACCTGGTTCGGGTCGGAAACGATGATGGGAGCACCGGGACGTTTTGTACGGGAAGGCTTTCTGGGCGTGATCGAAGATCCGTTTGGAGCGGGCTTGTGTCTGGTGTTAGTCGGACTATTTTACGCCCGGATCTTTTACCGCTGGAACATCATTACCTTCTGCGATTTTTTCGGGCTACGGTACGGAAAGTCCGCCGAACTACTCTCGGCTTTATTGATTGTTCCCTCCTATTTCGGCTGGATTGCCGCCCAGCTGGTTTCCATGAGTATCATCGGACAAACCGTTTTTGACGTACCCATGTCCACGGGTATCTGGGCCGGAGCGGGCCTTGTCATGGTATATACGCTGACAGGTGGGATGTGGTCGGTATCCATTACTGATTTTCTGCATAATATCATCCTGATCGCCGGACTGGTCATTCTGCTGGTCATTTTATGGATGGAAACTGATAGCGTGAGTACCCTATTCGCCCGGCAACCCGATGGGTTCTTTCGCGTTATTCCGCACCGCTTTTCCTGGCACGAATCCACCGAGTACGTCATTGCCTGGATTACAATTGGTTTGGGGTCAATTCCCCAGCAGGATGTATTTCAGCGGGTGATGGCAGCAAAAGATGCCAATACGGCCGTAAAATCCGCCGTCACAGCCGGGTTTCTATACTGGACGGTGGCGTTTTTTCCACTGCTCATTGCGTTGATGGCTGTACGACTCCATCCCGAACTGTTGCAGGGTGATCCGCAGTTGATTCTTCCCAACATGGTACTCCAGCACGCTCCGCTGGCCGTTCAGATTCTGTTTTTTGGAGCTTTGATTTCGGCCCTGCTTAGTACCACGTCGGGGGCAATTCTGGCCCCGGCGGCGGTGGTAGGTGAAAACCTGATTCGTCCTTTTTTTCCAAAGCTAACCGATCAGCAACTTCTACTATCCATTCGGCTTTCCGTACTGGGCGTCACCGCGGCGGCAGTTTGGATGGCCCTGGAACAACAGGATGTATTTGAGCTGGTCAGCGAATCTTCGGCCTTTAGTCTGGTATCGCTGTTTATTCCCATGACGGCGGGACTATACTGGAAACGGGCTTCACTCGCAGGTTGTCTACTCTCCATGAGTCTGGGGCTGCTTAGCTGGATGCTGGCTGCGTACCTAAATACAGTTACGAACCCGATTGTGTACGGATTACTGGCCAGTGGCGTAGGGATGTGGGGCGGATCGCTGGTGTTTCGGCAGCGGGGGAAAGTAACGGATTCCGTGGGTTAA
- a CDS encoding DUF6660 family protein, giving the protein MRILALFLALYTLILSVSPCTEHHHVRTASTTTQVSIQTQDHDEDSHEHALCSPFCVCHCTGGFVATLLTVPEFTRTSLSLSPDKPSFWYILAQPQGYAFSIWQPPLQA; this is encoded by the coding sequence ATGCGAATCCTTGCGTTGTTTCTGGCTTTGTACACGTTGATTCTTTCGGTATCTCCTTGTACCGAGCATCACCATGTACGTACCGCCTCAACAACGACGCAAGTAAGTATACAGACGCAGGATCACGATGAAGATTCGCACGAACACGCCCTGTGTTCGCCCTTTTGCGTCTGCCATTGTACCGGTGGCTTTGTAGCTACGCTCCTGACCGTACCCGAGTTTACCCGTACCTCCCTTTCCCTTTCGCCAGACAAACCTTCGTTCTGGTACATCCTCGCCCAGCCGCAAGGCTACGCGTTTTCGATCTGGCAACCGCCCCTGCAGGCCTAA